From the Clostridium cagae genome, the window CCAAGATTTTCAATTCTTTCAAATCCTTCTTTATTAATAGCATCTTTTAAAGTTTCAGCTATCATATTAGGTGCTTTTCTCATTACTTTAGAAAGTTGAAAACATGGAAAAGCATAATCCCCCATTTCAGACTTAGGTGGTATTTCAATAAGTTTTTCTATAGCATTAACATCCAAATCTACATGTTCTTTAATTAGCTGTGCAATTTTATTTTTATAATCCATAAGTATCCTCCTAGAAGTTTATTATTTAATCTTTCGCTCTTTTTTAAACAGAGCCAAGTTTATAGCTATGTACGTTTCTTTTATATTTTTATAAATAAAAAAATTCCTCTCTAAAAAAATAAGAGACGAATTATCCGCGGTACCACTCTAATTGCATCTTTATAATTTAACTTAAATCATAAAGATACCACTTAACTTTTAACGCAAGTTACTACGATCATCCCTACTTAACTTCAGGTGATTTCTCCAAGACTCTCTTCCTATTAATCTATCTTATAAGGCTTACACCATCCCTTACTCGCTTTAAGAATTAATTATAGTACTCTTCTTTTCACAGAACTTATCCATATTAATCTTCATTTATTATACAAATCAGTCTTAAATTTGTCAATCTAAAAACATAAAAAAGTACACCTCCATCCTTTTTAGTTGAGATGGAAAAAATAAAAATTAAGAGTTTTAATTAAAACTCTTAAAGAATTTATAAAAATATATATTCAAAATTTCATTAAGAAATTTTTTCCCTAAAGTCTCCACTTTCTACTATCAACTTTAAACTAATATTAACATATGAATTCTCTTACAAATGATGTATAATGGTAATATTAATCTTAAGAATTAAAATTAATATTAGTACTTTAAGGAGTTATAAGATGAAAAAAATAGGTGTTATTTACATTGGTTCTAATTCAGTTAAATTTACATTAATGAATGTAATGAATAATGGATATTATAAAGTTATTGAAGAATCTAGTAATGATATTAAACTTGCTTTGGATTTATTAGATAGTAATAAACTATCTGATAGTAAGATAGATGAAACACTAGGAAATGTTCGTTCATTTAAATCACTATGTACTTTTTCGGGAGTAAAAGAAATCATAGCGGTTGCTACTTGTACATTAAAAAAAGCGCCTAATTGTAATGAATTTCTTGAAAAAATAAAAAATCAGTTTGATATAACTGTTAACTTGTTATCAGATGAGCAAGAAATATATTATAGTTACTTAGGTGTAACAAGAAGCATGTATGTAAATAATTCTCTTATTGTAGATATTTGTGGATCTTGTACCCATTTAACTTGGGTTAAAGATGGACAAATAGAGAAGAATACTACAATTCCATTAGGAGCTTTAAATTATACTTTCAAGTATAATTTACAAGATAGAGTTTGTTATGAAAATCTAGAAAAAGCAATATCATCTTTAACAGGTATAATAGATGATATTGAATGGTTAAAAAAAGAAAATTTCGAATCTATGATAGTTGTAGGTAGTACTGCTAGAACTCTTTGTAAAATTGATAAAGCTAAAAAAAGATATCCTTTTGATATTTTACACAACTATAAGTTAAATGAAAATGATGTTTATAAAATATATAACCTAATAAAATGTAAAGACTTTAAGCAAAGAACTAAAATAGATGGTTTATCAACAGAAAAAGCTGATTTAATCGTTGGCGGACTAAGTATACTAAATACTATAATTGAAAAAATAAGATGTGATGATATTATAATATCTGGTCGTGGACTAAGAGAAGGTATAATGTTTGAATATATAAATAATCATTATAAACCTATTGATGATATATTAGATTATAATTTAAATGGTATAATTGAATATTTAAATATAAATAGAGCACATGCTGAACATGTATTTAACATAACATCAACTCTATTTAATGAATTAAAGCCTCTTCATAAACTTGGAGATAAATATAATAACGTATTAAAAACTGCTACACTATTGCATGATTCTGGAGTTAGCATTGATTATTATCATCATCATAAGCATTCTTTTTATGTAATATTAAATTCTAATATTAATGGTCTTACCCATAGAGAATTGTTTATGAGTGCCGCTATTGCTGCTACTCATAACGAAAGAGATAAGGTAGCACTACCACCTTTCTTTTCAATAATAAACAAATTAGATATAAAAGCTATTAATTTTATTAATATACTACTTATGATTGCTGAGCATTTAGATTTAAGTCTTGAAAAAGCTGTAGATTACTTAAGTATTGATATAAAAGAAGATAGTGTTTTAATTAATTTATCATCACATTTAAATATTGATTTAGAAATAAAACAAGTACTTAAATTTAAAGATAGATTTAAAGATATTTATGGTAAAAATTTAGAAGTAAAACAAATATATTCATAATGTCTATAAAATACAATATTCTATAAGTTATTCATAAATTTTTAGGCACTATAATTTTCTGAAAAATAAAAAATGAGTTCGAAAATACACTGAAATTTTCGAGCTCATTTTGTTTATCTTATAAATTAATTTCTATTTTCAATTTTAACATTATTATTTTATTTAATATAACATAATAATTTATTATTTCTATTATTTTTAAAACATAGTAAATACAATTGAAGCTAATTTTATAGCCTTACCATATAAGAAATTAACTGGTACACTAATTATAAATCCACCAAAAAATATTATTCCTAATAATATTAGCATTTGATATCTATATAATTTATCACCTATCTTATTAAATTTCTTTGGCATTAAGTCTTCTAATATTTTGAATCCATCTAATCCTGGAATAGGCAACAGATTAAATACAGCAAAACTAATATTAATAGCTATAATGTTGCTAATCATAAGAGATATAACACTATAATAAGATTCTGGTAAAACATTAAATGCAAACCTAACAAATATTCCAAATAGTATTGAAAATACTATTGCTACAACTAAATTCGCACATATTCCTGCTATACTAACTTTTAAATCATCTTTATAATAGTTCTTATATGCCGATGGATTAGTTCTGACTGGTTTTGTCCATCCGAATCTAAATAATAGTATCATTAAAAATCCCATAGGATCAATATGCGCAATTGGATTTAGTGTTAATCTTCCTTCAAATTTTGGTGTATTGTCTCCTAACATATCTGCTACTTTTGCATGTGCATATTCATGAAATGTAAATGCAATTAAAATTGCAGGTATTGTTAAAAATATATTAAGTATCTTATCCATATCCACCCTCCTCATTCTTAATTTTTTTATTCTGTTAAACATATCTTAATTTTCAAGACATCTTTACTATAAATCAATAAATTAATAATAATAACATGACTTAAATAACCTAGCCTTTATATTATTTAGCTTTATTATGATTTTTTAAACAATAAAATAATGAAACTATCTCTTTAAATTAAAAATTTGTTTAAATACAGTTACAAACTTAATATCTTTAGAGATAGTTTCATATATAAAAATTCTTATTCTTCTACTAAACTAGTATATGATAATTTTCCATCTACAACTGTCGCTACAAACTTTTCTTTTATTTCAACTAGTTTCCCGTCATATGACATTTCTTTTCCTGTAGTAAGATTTTTTACTATTCCTTGAAGATTGTCATTAATTAGTATTTCACTTTTACTATTAAAATATATATCTTTAGGATTTACTACTTCAGTTAAATCAATATTTTTCCATGCAGATGTATCTTCATCTACTGTACCATATATTATCTTTGATACCTTATCTGCTGTTATTTCACCAATATATATAACACCCTCAGCATCAATTCCAAGTAATGTTAATTCTTTATCTGATTTGATTGATAATTTCTTGCTAGGACTTGTTGCATAAAACGTGTTGTTTATTTCATCTTCATAAATCAATCTATCGTAACGTGGAATAACCTCCATATTACCTAACACATCAGATTTAAGAGATACTTTTGTTAAATCATGATTTATGTCTATTCTATAAACAGTGTTCTTCATTCCACCTCTATCTATGTCAACATAATACACACCTGTAAGAACTGAAACACTTATCTTTTTTACTTCCATATTACTTTGATAGCTACATACTTCACTTACATCACTTTGAACTTTATTAGTTGGATCATATGTCACAAGTTTTATCTTGTCTTCATCATCTATATTAGTATTTTCAGCTATTACTATTCTGTCTCTATCAGATAGCCACTTGTAATACATTATTTCTCCACCATCTTCAGTTTTAATTTCATTTTTTTCATTTGTTGATGTATCTTCTATATATACTTTGTCATTATAATTGTAAGTTAAATATCTTCCATCATAAGATATTTTTACATCTTCTGCACCATTGGGAATAGTTGCATTTACATTCTTAGTATCTGCCACATCGGTTTCCACTTTTTTTATTTTAAAATCTGAAGAATGTTTAAAAACAAAACTATCTAAAATGAACAAACCAGCAAATTGTAATATTAGAGATAGCATTCCCCAAGAAATTATTCTCTTAATAACTTTCATTATTTTTGTCTCTCCTTTTTACTCAACAATAATTGCTGTTGGTATTGCTCTTTCTCCTAAGCTATCTGATGGATTATTTATTATCTTATCATTGTAATACATTGTTGTTGATTTTCCACCATCTAAGTTTATTGCATTTACTGCTCCACATTTGTAGATTACTTCTTGAGCTTCTTTTAATGTAGCACCTAAACTTGTTGCACTTCTACCGTCTATAACTAAAAGAAGAATTGCACCATCTGCTCTTTGACCTATTACAGTTCTTGGAGCTACTCCCCAACCACCATCACCTGCCATGGAAGTCATTTTACCATTTACAACTAAAGTTGGATAAAAGCTTAATGCTTCTTCTACATTTAACGCATTAAGTTCATTTACAGAATAATTTCCTACTATTAATTTACCTTCTTTTGTAATTCCTAATAAATCAGTTTTTTCATTTTCATTCTTATCATTAAAAATTACCTTTCCCTGACTCATTATGATTCCTGTTGGAAGGCCTCCATTTCCAGTCCATTGTGCTGTTGAAGAACTATCTGTAAATCCGCCTCCATTTATTGCTGCTATTGCATTATTATTTTTTGCAATTTGAGATGTAGTCTCTCCTTCTACATTCAATTTAGAAGTATATCCCACCTTTATTCTAGTTGGATCCTTTATTGTTAAAAGGTATCCATTGTATTTAGGATTTTCTATTGTATGTAATTCTATATTAGAATCTTTCACTTTAGGTATTTCTACTTGATCAACATTTGTATTTTCAGAAGTTTCATCTACTGATGAAGTTCCTAAAATTCGAGCTATTTTTTCATCTGATAAAAACCAGGTTGCTAAATATTGATGATTCATAGATGTCATTGCTGCTCCGACAAATGTCCTTTTTGCATTTTCAAAAGGTCCATACAAAAGTACAAACGGGCCTGTACAAGCTGTGAAAATAACCATAAAAATTAAAAATCCTAAAACCCCTTTAAAAGAAACCTTTTTTCTTTTTTTTCTTTTTTTAGCACTGTTGGGTCTAGCCTTTACAGCTTTTTTCTGCTTTTTTATGTTTTTATCCATGAAATTTTTCCTTTCTTTTTTCATTTCTAAAAGTATTTATGATTATATGTAAATTAAAATCAGACTATCTTTATAATTATATAATACGAAAATTTAAAATTCAATAATTATGTTAGTAATTATTTTCAATATTCATCTTTATTATATATAATTTTAATTTTTTTTTCTTATTATGATATAATTTATTCAATAATTATATGTTTTTACAAGTTAATAATTATTCTTACAAAAATAATTTAAGGGGATATTTAATTATGGAAAATAAAATTTTAAATAAATTAAAAAATTCTACTGAATATATATCTGGAGAAACCTTAAGCTTAGAATTAAATGTTTCAAGAAGTGCTATTTGGAAACATATTAAGGCATTAAAAAATAAAGGCTATTCCATAGATGGAATTTCAAATAAAGGATATAAATTAATATCCTCACCTAATACATTGTTTCCAAATGAAATAATTCCATTATTAAAAACAAAAAAACTAGCTAAAGATATACGATATTTTTCTGAAATTCCATCAACTAATAAAGCAGCAAAACAACTAGCTGACAACAGTAATATAAATGATGGAACCTTAATCGTTGCTGAAAAGCAAACATTGGGAAAAGGACGTTTTGATAGAAAATGGATGTCACCCTCAAGTGGAATTTGGATGAGTCTAATATTAAAACCTAATATTCCACCTTCAGAGGCTTCAAAAATAACTCAAATCGCTGCTGCTTCGGTCTACAAAGCACTTCTAAACCTTGGAATTAATGTGCGTATAAAATGGCCTAATGATATTTTTATTAATGATAAAAAATTATGTGGCATCTTAACAGAAATGAAATGTGATATAGATAGAATACATTACTTAGTTTTAGGTATGGGGTTAAATGTAAATTTAGATAGTGTAGATTTTGCAGATGAACTTAAAGATATAGCTACATCATTAAAATTAGAATTCAATAAAACTTTCAATAAAAGTTTAATACTTTCTGAAATTCTTAATAATTTTGAACCACTTTATGAAAAATTCATTTTAGAAAATGATATTGATGAAGTATTAGATATATGTAGAGAAAATTCTAATCTTTTAAACCAAAAAGCAAAACTTATAACTTACCATAAAGAAGAAATAGTTACCTGCATTGGTATAAATGATAGTGGTGAACTTATTGTAAAAGATGCAGATGGACATGAAAAAGCTGTGACAAGTGGCGAAATTAGCTTTAGAGTTTAAGCTAAGCTTTTTAGATTCCACTAAAGAGTTTTTTCATAAACAATCACTTTTTAATTAATATTTAACTTTAAGAATTATATAATTCCTTGTACATTAAAAATAGGCTCTGCATTAAAACAGAGCCTTAAAATATATGCTTTTATAATAATCTTATACCATAATTTTCACATGCTACAAGATTTTTTTCATCCCAAATTGAAGCTTGCACTTCACCTATATGCGCCTTTTTCAAGAAGAACATACATATTCTTGATTGTCCTATTCCTCCACCAATTGTATATGGTAATTTACCTTCTAATAACATCTTGTGAAATTCAAGATTTTTTCTATCCTCACAATTAGCATCTTTAAGTTGTCTTAACAAAGCTTTTTCATCAACTCTAATTCCCATTGATGATACTTCAAATGCTCTATCTAAAATTGGATAATAGAAAATTATATCTCCGTTCATAGTCCAATCATCATAATCTGGAGATCTCCCATCATGCTTTTCTCCTGATTTTAATATATCCCCAATTTGCATTATAAATACTGCACCCTTTTCTTTAGCTATAAGATCTTCTCTTTCTTTTGCAGTCTTTTCTGGATACATATCCTCTAACTCTTGAGTAGTTATAAAGAAAATCTCCTTTGGTAAAAACTTTTCTTCATCCATTGATTCTTTACAAGCAAAATCTTCTGCTTTTTTAAATACTGTATAGATTTTCTTTACAATGTTTTTTAACGTATCTAAATTTCTATCTTCTTTATCTATTATTTTTTCC encodes:
- a CDS encoding Ppx/GppA phosphatase family protein, with the protein product MKKIGVIYIGSNSVKFTLMNVMNNGYYKVIEESSNDIKLALDLLDSNKLSDSKIDETLGNVRSFKSLCTFSGVKEIIAVATCTLKKAPNCNEFLEKIKNQFDITVNLLSDEQEIYYSYLGVTRSMYVNNSLIVDICGSCTHLTWVKDGQIEKNTTIPLGALNYTFKYNLQDRVCYENLEKAISSLTGIIDDIEWLKKENFESMIVVGSTARTLCKIDKAKKRYPFDILHNYKLNENDVYKIYNLIKCKDFKQRTKIDGLSTEKADLIVGGLSILNTIIEKIRCDDIIISGRGLREGIMFEYINNHYKPIDDILDYNLNGIIEYLNINRAHAEHVFNITSTLFNELKPLHKLGDKYNNVLKTATLLHDSGVSIDYYHHHKHSFYVILNSNINGLTHRELFMSAAIAATHNERDKVALPPFFSIINKLDIKAINFINILLMIAEHLDLSLEKAVDYLSIDIKEDSVLINLSSHLNIDLEIKQVLKFKDRFKDIYGKNLEVKQIYS
- a CDS encoding site-2 protease family protein, which gives rise to MDKILNIFLTIPAILIAFTFHEYAHAKVADMLGDNTPKFEGRLTLNPIAHIDPMGFLMILLFRFGWTKPVRTNPSAYKNYYKDDLKVSIAGICANLVVAIVFSILFGIFVRFAFNVLPESYYSVISLMISNIIAINISFAVFNLLPIPGLDGFKILEDLMPKKFNKIGDKLYRYQMLILLGIIFFGGFIISVPVNFLYGKAIKLASIVFTMF
- a CDS encoding dipeptidyl-peptidase IV codes for the protein MKVIKRIISWGMLSLILQFAGLFILDSFVFKHSSDFKIKKVETDVADTKNVNATIPNGAEDVKISYDGRYLTYNYNDKVYIEDTSTNEKNEIKTEDGGEIMYYKWLSDRDRIVIAENTNIDDEDKIKLVTYDPTNKVQSDVSEVCSYQSNMEVKKISVSVLTGVYYVDIDRGGMKNTVYRIDINHDLTKVSLKSDVLGNMEVIPRYDRLIYEDEINNTFYATSPSKKLSIKSDKELTLLGIDAEGVIYIGEITADKVSKIIYGTVDEDTSAWKNIDLTEVVNPKDIYFNSKSEILINDNLQGIVKNLTTGKEMSYDGKLVEIKEKFVATVVDGKLSYTSLVEE
- a CDS encoding phosphodiester glycosidase family protein, giving the protein MDKNIKKQKKAVKARPNSAKKRKKRKKVSFKGVLGFLIFMVIFTACTGPFVLLYGPFENAKRTFVGAAMTSMNHQYLATWFLSDEKIARILGTSSVDETSENTNVDQVEIPKVKDSNIELHTIENPKYNGYLLTIKDPTRIKVGYTSKLNVEGETTSQIAKNNNAIAAINGGGFTDSSSTAQWTGNGGLPTGIIMSQGKVIFNDKNENEKTDLLGITKEGKLIVGNYSVNELNALNVEEALSFYPTLVVNGKMTSMAGDGGWGVAPRTVIGQRADGAILLLVIDGRSATSLGATLKEAQEVIYKCGAVNAINLDGGKSTTMYYNDKIINNPSDSLGERAIPTAIIVE
- a CDS encoding biotin--[acetyl-CoA-carboxylase] ligase → MENKILNKLKNSTEYISGETLSLELNVSRSAIWKHIKALKNKGYSIDGISNKGYKLISSPNTLFPNEIIPLLKTKKLAKDIRYFSEIPSTNKAAKQLADNSNINDGTLIVAEKQTLGKGRFDRKWMSPSSGIWMSLILKPNIPPSEASKITQIAAASVYKALLNLGINVRIKWPNDIFINDKKLCGILTEMKCDIDRIHYLVLGMGLNVNLDSVDFADELKDIATSLKLEFNKTFNKSLILSEILNNFEPLYEKFILENDIDEVLDICRENSNLLNQKAKLITYHKEEIVTCIGINDSGELIVKDADGHEKAVTSGEISFRV
- the asnA gene encoding aspartate--ammonia ligase, producing the protein MNIENVIIPEGYKSKNSLIETEVHIKKIKDFFEKALAESLNLTRVSAPLFVEPQTGMNDNLNGSERPVSFDVLATGRDVQIVHSLAKWKRYSLYRYGFKAGEGLYTDMNAIRRDEDLDNLHSIYVDQWDWEKIIDKEDRNLDTLKNIVKKIYTVFKKAEDFACKESMDEEKFLPKEIFFITTQELEDMYPEKTAKEREDLIAKEKGAVFIMQIGDILKSGEKHDGRSPDYDDWTMNGDIIFYYPILDRAFEVSSMGIRVDEKALLRQLKDANCEDRKNLEFHKMLLEGKLPYTIGGGIGQSRICMFFLKKAHIGEVQASIWDEKNLVACENYGIRLL